In Sphingomonas sp. M1-B02, the sequence GCCCTGCGAACACTGCCTCGTAATCCATTACCCTCTCCCCACGCGTTCGACGACGGCTCGTGCCGCCTTGTTGTTGGATGCCCATTGCCACATCTTCGCATCGCGAAGCGGCAAAACCAGAAATAGATGCTCGACTACCCCGAGTATCGTGAGCCCGGCGATCAGCGTCGCGCTTGCCGAGGCGCCGCTGCCCGCGGGCGCGGCCTCCGCCACGGTCCAGGCCCAGAAAGCGAGGGCGCTGCCGAGCACGATCGAGAAGGGGAACAGCACATTGCACCGCGCCTTGCGGAAATAGCTTTTCAGATAAGCGAGATGTTCGGGGAACACCTCGTCGCTGAGATTGGGCACGCCCAGATACAGGTTGAACTTGGCCGAGACGCGCAGCACGAACAGCAACAGGAAGGTGAGCGGCGCGGCCTGGTTGGGCTGGCCCCAGGTGATCGCGAACAGCAGGATCGCGGTCGCGGCGATCGCCAGCTCGTGGTGGATGACGGTGGCGGTCGCGGCCTTGAACCGCGCCCAGCCGACCGCCTCGGGCGGGCATTCGGCGCGGTTGGGACCGGAGACATGCCCCATCAGGAAGCTCATTTCGTGCCAGCCCCAGATCAGGATCGCCGCGGCGAAACCGGCATAGGCGCCGCCGACGCTGCTATCGCCGGCCCTCGCCCAGACCAGTCCGATCGCGCCGATCGCGACCAGCCCGGCGAGGATCAGGCTGGTGCGGAAGGTCTCGCGCGGCCGGCTGTCGAGCCAGACCACGGCGCCGGTGCCGATGAACCACATCAGCAGCGCGAACAGGAGCGGCGGGAGTGTCACCAGGCCGGGACCATCCGGACCGTGGCCGGTGCGATGTTGCGCTTGACCGGCGTGCAATAGAGCCGGGCGAAATTGACTGCGGCGGCACCGACAAGGCCGATGCGCTTGATCCCGCCGGCCAGCCCGCCCTGGCTCTTCGCCGCATCGATGGCGACGGCGATCTTGCGCATCCGCTCGAGCCCGCGCGCGAAGCCTGGGCTGTCGGTATCGAGTACTACCGGGAACACCTGGCGCGTGATTTCCGAGCAGATCGTGAAGACGCGGCGGTCATATTCGGTTGGATCGATGCCGAGCGCCTTGTGGAAAGCGGGGCGATTGTGATCGCGGACGTACATCGTCGCGTAGAC encodes:
- the puhE gene encoding putative photosynthetic complex assembly protein PuhE — protein: MTLPPLLFALLMWFIGTGAVVWLDSRPRETFRTSLILAGLVAIGAIGLVWARAGDSSVGGAYAGFAAAILIWGWHEMSFLMGHVSGPNRAECPPEAVGWARFKAATATVIHHELAIAATAILLFAITWGQPNQAAPLTFLLLFVLRVSAKFNLYLGVPNLSDEVFPEHLAYLKSYFRKARCNVLFPFSIVLGSALAFWAWTVAEAAPAGSGASASATLIAGLTILGVVEHLFLVLPLRDAKMWQWASNNKAARAVVERVGRG